One window of Nocardia sp. NBC_00508 genomic DNA carries:
- a CDS encoding DoxX family protein, translating into MVIAYVVTTVLAAAAALLAAGIDVVRADWVRANMRAYGVPGSWLVPLAVIKAIGGAGLVVGLAVPPIGAAAAAGLVVYFAGAVLTVVRARWYAHIGYPLPYLMLASASLALSIAS; encoded by the coding sequence ATGGTCATCGCCTATGTTGTCACCACGGTGCTGGCAGCCGCGGCCGCGCTGCTCGCCGCGGGCATCGACGTCGTCCGCGCCGACTGGGTTCGCGCGAATATGCGGGCGTATGGGGTTCCGGGGTCGTGGCTGGTGCCGTTGGCCGTCATCAAGGCGATCGGCGGGGCCGGGTTGGTGGTCGGTCTCGCGGTACCGCCGATCGGAGCGGCCGCTGCGGCCGGATTGGTCGTCTACTTCGCCGGTGCGGTGCTGACCGTGGTCCGGGCTCGGTGGTACGCGCACATCGGATACCCGCTGCCGTATCTTATGCTGGCATCCGCCTCGCTGGCGCTATCCATCGCGTCGTAG